One part of the Leucobacter triazinivorans genome encodes these proteins:
- a CDS encoding nicotinate phosphoribosyltransferase, with protein MHTSTALLTDHYELTMVDAALQAGTAHRRSVFELFARRLSGARRYGVVAGTGRLLEALAHFRFAEAEIDFLREQRVVSDATLDWLADFRFSGDIWGYPEGEVFFPGSPLITVESSFAEGVLLETLALSILNSDSAVATAASRMSHAASGKPLAEMGSRRTGERSAVAAARAAYIAGFSATSNLEAGRSYGIPTMGTAAHSFTLLHDSERQAFEAQVAALGTDTTLLVDTYDIEQGVRTAVEVAGTGLGAVRIDSGDLPVVVARVRRLLDELGATRTRITVTNDLDEHTVAVLAAAPVDSFGVGTSVVVGSGSPTMGMVYKLVAHEDATGAWVSVAKKSADKASVGGRKSVRRAYDARGIATTELIFLGDGPGGEPEATGPAGATERDVLEPLVIDGAVKSGHTGAEGIAAARDRHARRVSELPHVAMSLTRGDPAIPTEYR; from the coding sequence GTGCACACCTCGACGGCTCTCCTCACCGATCACTACGAGCTGACCATGGTCGACGCAGCGCTCCAGGCCGGCACCGCCCACCGCCGCAGCGTCTTCGAGCTCTTCGCCCGGCGCCTCTCGGGCGCGAGACGTTACGGGGTGGTCGCCGGTACCGGTCGCCTGCTCGAGGCGCTCGCGCACTTCCGCTTCGCCGAGGCCGAGATCGACTTCCTGCGCGAGCAGCGCGTCGTCAGCGATGCGACCCTCGACTGGCTCGCCGACTTCCGCTTCAGCGGGGACATCTGGGGCTACCCCGAGGGAGAGGTCTTCTTCCCGGGTTCCCCGCTCATCACGGTCGAATCGAGCTTCGCGGAGGGCGTGCTGCTCGAAACCCTCGCGCTCAGCATCCTCAACTCGGACTCCGCCGTCGCCACCGCGGCGTCGCGCATGAGTCACGCGGCCTCGGGAAAGCCCCTCGCCGAGATGGGCTCACGGCGAACCGGCGAGCGCAGCGCGGTCGCGGCGGCACGCGCCGCGTACATCGCCGGATTCAGCGCGACCTCGAATCTGGAGGCGGGTCGCAGCTACGGAATCCCGACCATGGGCACCGCGGCGCACAGCTTCACGCTGCTGCACGACAGCGAGCGTCAGGCGTTCGAGGCACAGGTCGCGGCGCTCGGCACCGACACCACGCTGCTCGTCGACACCTACGACATCGAGCAGGGGGTGCGCACCGCCGTGGAGGTCGCCGGAACGGGACTCGGCGCGGTGCGCATCGACTCGGGCGACCTGCCCGTCGTGGTCGCACGCGTGCGCCGACTGCTCGACGAGCTCGGCGCCACGCGCACGCGGATCACGGTGACCAACGACCTCGACGAGCACACGGTGGCGGTGCTCGCAGCTGCTCCGGTCGACAGCTTCGGCGTGGGCACCTCCGTGGTGGTCGGCTCGGGATCGCCCACCATGGGCATGGTGTACAAGCTCGTCGCACACGAGGACGCCACCGGGGCGTGGGTCTCGGTCGCCAAGAAGTCGGCCGACAAGGCATCCGTCGGTGGCCGCAAGAGCGTGCGGCGCGCATACGACGCTCGCGGCATCGCGACGACGGAGCTCATCTTCCTGGGCGACGGCCCCGGAGGTGAGCCGGAGGCCACCGGTCCCGCTGGAGCAACCGAGCGTGATGTGCTCGAGCCGCTCGTCATCGACGGTGCCGTGAAGTCCGGGCACACGGGAGCCGAGGGGATCGCCGCTGCACGAGACCGACACGCACGTCGTGTCAGCGAGCTCCCCCACGTCGCGATGAGCCTCACGCGCGGCGACCCCGCGATCCCCACCGAGTACCGGTGA
- a CDS encoding DUF3039 domain-containing protein, which translates to MGIFTRRDSEPAGGTDVLDRELEQLLEDSQIEDGDHERFSHYVPKDKILESAVTGKPVRALCGKKWTPSRDPEKFPVCPDCKRVYERMKR; encoded by the coding sequence ATGGGCATCTTCACGCGACGCGACTCCGAACCCGCCGGCGGCACCGACGTGCTCGACCGCGAGCTCGAGCAGCTGCTGGAGGACTCGCAGATCGAGGACGGCGACCACGAGCGGTTCTCCCACTACGTGCCGAAGGACAAGATCCTCGAGTCGGCGGTCACCGGCAAGCCGGTGCGCGCGCTCTGCGGGAAGAAGTGGACCCCCTCCCGCGACCCGGAGAAGTTCCCGGTCTGCCCCGACTGCAAGCGGGTCTACGAGCGCATGAAGCGCTGA
- a CDS encoding ABC transporter ATP-binding protein has protein sequence MPVPETDSEVRSPRTGRIQVPVPSVVRARERGRLAEQNPVVLRTEMLTKTYGSLIAAGDVSIDVHAGSFTGIVGPNGAGKTTTLSMISGLLRPTSGRVTVGGVDVWSDGPAAKRLIGTLPDRLRLFDRLTGAQLLYYSGVLHGVAEASVAQRSSELAAAFGLESALGRLVSDYSAGMQKKIALACSMIHAPEVLVLDEPFETIDPVSASNVTEILEKYVGGGGSVVMSSHSLDLIQRVCDHVSIIVDGSVIAQGTVDAVRDGLSLEERFAKLTGMSDARKGLEWLHGSSDSV, from the coding sequence ATGCCCGTTCCCGAAACGGACTCGGAGGTGCGGTCGCCGCGCACGGGACGCATTCAGGTGCCGGTCCCGTCCGTCGTGCGCGCCCGGGAGCGCGGCCGCCTCGCCGAGCAGAACCCCGTGGTACTGCGCACCGAGATGCTCACCAAGACCTACGGGAGCCTGATCGCAGCCGGAGACGTGTCGATCGACGTGCACGCCGGCTCGTTCACCGGCATCGTCGGCCCGAACGGCGCGGGCAAGACCACCACGCTGTCCATGATCAGCGGCCTGCTGCGGCCGACCTCCGGACGGGTGACCGTGGGCGGCGTCGACGTCTGGTCCGATGGCCCGGCTGCGAAGCGGCTCATCGGCACGCTGCCCGATCGCCTCCGGCTCTTCGACCGGCTGACGGGTGCGCAGCTCCTCTACTACTCGGGGGTGCTGCACGGCGTCGCCGAGGCGTCGGTGGCCCAGCGGTCGAGCGAGCTGGCGGCCGCCTTCGGCCTCGAGTCGGCGCTCGGCCGCCTCGTCTCCGACTACTCCGCCGGCATGCAGAAGAAGATCGCCCTCGCCTGCTCGATGATCCACGCTCCCGAGGTGCTCGTGCTCGACGAGCCGTTCGAGACGATCGACCCGGTCTCGGCCTCGAACGTCACCGAGATCCTGGAGAAGTACGTGGGCGGCGGCGGCAGCGTGGTCATGTCGAGCCACAGCCTCGACCTCATCCAGCGGGTCTGCGACCACGTCTCGATCATCGTCGACGGCAGTGTGATCGCGCAGGGCACCGTGGACGCGGTGCGCGACGGTCTCAGCCTGGAGGAGCGGTTCGCGAAGCTGACCGGGATGAGCGACGCGAGGAAGGGGCTCGAGTGGTTGCACGGCTCTTCCGACTCCGTCTAG
- a CDS encoding ABC transporter permease, producing the protein MRAVSPRTGRIAVVTSASEFRPRRATAWSSLWLLSRRDLKVRYSTSLLGYLWSILDPLLMSLIYWFIFTQVFSRSVGEEPYIVFLLTAMLPWVWFNGAISDSTRAFLRDVKLVRSVSLPHWIWVGRIVCSKGIEFLLSLPVLIAFAIGTGARPGWGLLLFPVAVILFTALTLGIGLIIAPLTVFFRDLERAAKLILRVFFYASPVIYGAADLPAFAQPLAWLNPLSGIFALFRAGFFPDQLDWPLIGVSAALSLALLAIGVIVFRRTIGGVLKEL; encoded by the coding sequence ATGCGAGCGGTGAGCCCTCGAACCGGCAGAATAGCTGTTGTGACTTCCGCTTCCGAGTTCCGCCCGCGGCGCGCGACCGCGTGGTCTTCTCTGTGGCTGCTGAGCCGCAGAGACCTGAAGGTGCGGTATTCCACCTCGCTCCTGGGGTACCTCTGGTCGATCCTCGATCCCCTGCTGATGAGCCTCATCTACTGGTTCATCTTCACCCAGGTCTTCTCGCGCTCTGTCGGCGAGGAGCCCTACATCGTGTTCCTGCTCACCGCGATGCTGCCCTGGGTGTGGTTCAACGGCGCGATCTCCGACTCGACGCGGGCCTTCCTGCGCGACGTCAAACTGGTGCGATCCGTGTCGCTGCCGCACTGGATCTGGGTGGGCCGCATCGTCTGCTCGAAGGGCATCGAGTTCCTGCTCAGCCTCCCGGTGCTCATCGCGTTCGCGATCGGCACCGGCGCGAGGCCCGGCTGGGGGCTGCTGCTGTTCCCCGTGGCGGTGATCCTCTTCACCGCGCTCACGCTCGGCATCGGCCTCATCATCGCACCACTCACCGTGTTCTTCCGCGATCTCGAGCGAGCGGCGAAGCTGATCCTGCGCGTGTTCTTCTACGCCTCGCCCGTCATCTACGGCGCTGCCGACCTCCCCGCGTTCGCGCAGCCGCTGGCGTGGCTCAACCCGCTCTCGGGCATCTTCGCGCTGTTCCGCGCGGGCTTCTTCCCCGACCAGCTCGATTGGCCGCTCATCGGGGTCTCCGCCGCGCTCTCGCTCGCGCTCCTCGCCATCGGCGTGATCGTCTTCCGCCGAACCATCGGCGGCGTCCTGAAGGAGCTGTGA
- a CDS encoding ABC transporter ATP-binding protein → MGTASSATGQTIISAQGLGVRFRRNRGSRRSFKDLFAGRSRRSRPGEFWALRDVTFEVRPGEAIGVVGRNGQGKSTLLKLVAGVLFPDEGSVRVDGGVAPLIEITGGFVGDLTVRDNVHLAAGLHGLGKREIADRFDAIIGFAGAEEVIDTPFKHLSSGMKVRVAFSLISQLDEPVLLVDEVLAVGDKAFRAKCYRRIEELLTEGRTLFLVSHNERDLRRFCSRGLYLDGGRLALDGPIDEVLERYAQDHPA, encoded by the coding sequence ATGGGCACCGCATCGTCCGCCACCGGGCAGACCATCATCTCGGCGCAGGGCCTCGGCGTGCGCTTCCGGCGCAATCGGGGATCCCGACGCAGTTTCAAGGACCTGTTCGCCGGCCGATCCCGCCGCAGCCGCCCCGGGGAGTTCTGGGCGCTCCGGGACGTCACCTTCGAGGTGCGCCCCGGCGAGGCGATCGGCGTGGTCGGTCGCAACGGGCAGGGCAAGTCGACGCTGCTCAAGCTCGTCGCCGGAGTGCTCTTCCCCGACGAGGGGAGCGTGCGGGTGGACGGGGGCGTCGCACCGCTCATCGAGATCACCGGCGGGTTCGTCGGCGACCTGACCGTGCGCGACAACGTGCACCTGGCGGCCGGCTTGCACGGCCTCGGAAAGCGGGAGATCGCCGACCGCTTCGACGCGATCATCGGTTTCGCCGGCGCCGAGGAAGTCATCGACACCCCGTTCAAGCATCTCTCGAGCGGCATGAAGGTGCGGGTCGCGTTCTCGCTGATCTCCCAGCTCGACGAGCCGGTGCTGCTGGTCGACGAGGTGCTGGCGGTGGGCGACAAGGCCTTCCGCGCCAAGTGCTATCGCCGCATCGAGGAGCTGCTCACCGAGGGCAGGACGCTGTTCCTCGTCTCGCACAACGAGCGGGATCTGCGCCGCTTCTGCAGCCGCGGTCTCTATCTCGACGGCGGCCGGCTCGCGCTCGATGGCCCGATCGATGAGGTGCTGGAGCGCTACGCCCAGGATCATCCCGCGTAG
- a CDS encoding glycosyltransferase family 2 protein, which translates to MPPPSDTPTPILPALPERPSVSYVMPVLNEEGFLESAVRTILAQDYAGEKELVLALGPSRDRSDEIARRLAAEDPRVRLVANPERDIPAGLNRAIAASRHAVVVRVDAHSELTPDYTRRGIGALRREGAANVGGVMRAAGRGAVQRAIARGYNSPFGLGGGAYHGEGAAGPAESAYLGIFRREAIEAVHGYDPTILRGEDWELNLRLRRAGYTVWFESALGVTYWPRASFGDLARQFFATGTWRAVLVRRYGRENPWRFFVPGALVLGIAASLAGLVLLTAGVLPWASGWSLLLAPAACYLLGVVFAVTRIPEQRGLRDHLLTAVALVTMHLSWGSGFLRGILFGGGRVVDRSRV; encoded by the coding sequence ATGCCGCCCCCGTCCGATACCCCGACCCCCATTCTCCCCGCGCTGCCGGAGCGGCCCTCCGTGAGCTACGTCATGCCGGTGCTCAACGAGGAGGGGTTCCTCGAGAGCGCGGTGCGCACGATCCTCGCCCAGGACTACGCCGGGGAGAAGGAGCTCGTGCTCGCCCTTGGACCGTCGCGGGATCGCAGCGACGAGATCGCCCGCCGCCTCGCGGCGGAGGATCCGCGCGTGCGGCTCGTCGCCAACCCGGAGCGCGACATCCCCGCCGGCCTCAACCGCGCGATCGCCGCGAGCCGCCACGCCGTCGTGGTGCGCGTGGACGCGCACTCGGAGCTCACTCCCGACTACACGCGACGCGGGATCGGCGCCCTGCGACGCGAAGGGGCGGCCAACGTGGGCGGCGTCATGCGGGCCGCGGGGCGCGGCGCCGTGCAGCGCGCCATCGCGCGCGGGTACAACAGCCCGTTCGGGCTCGGGGGCGGCGCATACCACGGTGAGGGTGCCGCGGGCCCGGCCGAGTCGGCCTATCTCGGCATCTTCCGCCGGGAGGCGATCGAGGCGGTGCACGGCTACGACCCGACGATCCTGCGCGGTGAGGACTGGGAACTCAATCTGCGGCTGCGGCGCGCCGGATACACGGTGTGGTTCGAATCCGCACTGGGCGTCACATACTGGCCACGGGCCTCGTTCGGCGACCTCGCGCGGCAGTTCTTCGCCACCGGCACCTGGCGCGCGGTGCTCGTGAGGCGATACGGCCGGGAGAACCCCTGGCGCTTCTTCGTGCCCGGGGCGCTCGTGCTCGGCATCGCCGCAAGCCTCGCCGGCCTCGTGCTGCTGACGGCGGGCGTGCTGCCCTGGGCCTCGGGGTGGTCGCTGCTGCTCGCTCCCGCAGCCTGCTACCTGCTCGGAGTCGTCTTCGCGGTCACGCGCATCCCGGAACAGCGCGGCCTGCGCGACCATCTGCTGACCGCCGTCGCCCTCGTCACGATGCATCTGAGCTGGGGCAGCGGCTTTCTGCGGGGCATCCTGTTCGGCGGCGGCCGGGTGGTCGACCGTTCGCGGGTGTGA
- a CDS encoding SDR family NAD(P)-dependent oxidoreductase, translating into MRCTALITGASAGLGRELARQLAAQRVDLVLVARDAARLEDIAEQLRQQYGVRVDVLAADLTEQPGQESVAARLQRDDTPVDILINNAGFGINAGFETSGVADERRLHELLAWVPLRLCHAVVPGMLRRGRGWILNVASVAAFTPAGTYGAAKAGLVSLSRALRARYRRRGLSVTVLCPGLLATEFHDRMGIDHLPALPPLAWAPVERVAREGLRGLRRGRRIVVSDWRYRLAAPLTRLLPDRLLERLTTTSERGA; encoded by the coding sequence GTGAGGTGCACTGCGCTCATCACCGGGGCCTCTGCCGGGCTCGGCCGCGAGCTCGCGCGGCAGCTCGCCGCGCAGCGGGTCGACCTCGTGCTCGTCGCACGCGACGCGGCTCGCCTCGAGGACATCGCCGAGCAGCTGCGGCAGCAGTACGGTGTGCGCGTGGATGTGCTCGCGGCGGATCTGACCGAGCAACCCGGGCAGGAGAGCGTCGCGGCACGGCTGCAGCGCGACGACACCCCAGTCGACATCCTGATCAACAACGCCGGCTTCGGCATCAACGCCGGCTTCGAGACGAGCGGAGTCGCCGACGAGCGGCGCCTGCACGAGCTGCTCGCCTGGGTGCCCCTGCGCCTCTGCCACGCGGTCGTGCCCGGGATGCTCCGGCGCGGCCGCGGCTGGATTCTCAACGTCGCGAGCGTCGCGGCGTTCACCCCCGCGGGCACCTACGGTGCGGCGAAGGCCGGTCTCGTCTCCCTGTCGCGTGCGCTGCGGGCGCGATACCGCAGGCGCGGGCTGAGTGTAACCGTGCTCTGCCCCGGCCTGCTCGCCACCGAGTTCCACGATCGCATGGGCATCGATCATCTCCCGGCACTGCCGCCGCTCGCCTGGGCGCCGGTCGAGCGCGTCGCCCGGGAGGGGCTCCGCGGGCTCCGCCGAGGCCGCCGCATCGTCGTCTCCGACTGGCGCTACCGGCTCGCCGCTCCCCTCACCAGGCTGCTGCCCGACCGACTGCTCGAGCGCCTGACTACGACGAGCGAGCGCGGCGCCTAG
- a CDS encoding CDP-glycerol glycerophosphotransferase family protein: protein MTTAGFSFARGNLEKLLAVPKYLLSFLVSWFVPRDARRWVFGSGIGVGEGALAVARVLQREEPEARIVWLVADESEAEAARAEGFEAIPRAGRAGYWATLRAGQIVITHGLGDANRFGTHGATTVQLWHGAPIKRLHLDSPVTTAVSGPAPVRALLRRMYLAGSREVDLFVAGSHVAAERLRSAFRVDPGKVRVLGDPRDDALAIQARDPRAARAARSGLLGLLGARGAGIGDDATVVLYAPTWRDGDPDPAVPDAGEAERIRTALDRANAHLVIRSHPLGSGAYEALAGDRIHLLGSDAVRDATPLLGGVDIVVTDYSSLALDFSLLGRPILWFAPDLERYTNTRGLYEPLEVTSAGRVLRSWSAVADRIEEMALAGPAVRSAAADARALALRFHTYPEGGAADRVLAEIRRLRRPLRDLVEPDSVFFESFFGRQVGCNPLAIDREISARMPVLTRYWSVTSETQAVPQGAIPVLVGAREWFAARRYARLLVVNDWLRFRFRRRRGQTVLQTWHGTMLKHLALGRPDVGLRTRIAIRRESRRWSLLLSQNAHATAQFRTSYAFRGEILEVGYPRDDRLARAMVGEDRNPIQVRTARTALGIDPGARVLVYAPTWRDGGITLVDELDVRRLAEELGERWTVVARGHTRTHAFGSYGAGARVIDASRHPDVNDVILAADLLVTDYSSIMFDASIARVPMAFFVPDLAAYRDRERGFTLDFERTAPGPLLTRREELVACAREFEERGADAAWVRAAADRAVAWRARFNPHDDGGAAERAVDALVERGALPSAG, encoded by the coding sequence ATGACTACCGCTGGTTTCAGCTTCGCGCGCGGCAACCTCGAGAAACTGCTCGCGGTCCCCAAGTACCTCCTCTCGTTCCTCGTATCCTGGTTCGTGCCGAGAGATGCGCGTCGTTGGGTCTTCGGCAGCGGGATCGGCGTCGGCGAGGGGGCGCTCGCGGTCGCACGCGTATTGCAGAGGGAGGAGCCCGAGGCCCGGATCGTCTGGCTGGTCGCAGACGAGAGCGAGGCCGAGGCCGCCCGCGCCGAAGGCTTCGAGGCGATCCCGCGGGCGGGCCGAGCGGGGTACTGGGCCACGCTGCGCGCGGGGCAGATCGTGATCACGCACGGGCTCGGCGACGCCAACCGCTTCGGCACGCACGGCGCCACCACGGTGCAGCTGTGGCACGGCGCGCCGATCAAGCGCTTGCACCTCGACTCGCCGGTGACGACCGCCGTCTCCGGCCCCGCGCCCGTGCGCGCTCTGCTGCGGCGCATGTATCTCGCCGGGTCCCGAGAGGTCGACCTCTTCGTCGCGGGGTCGCACGTCGCCGCCGAGCGGCTGCGATCGGCCTTCCGCGTCGATCCCGGCAAGGTGCGCGTACTGGGAGATCCGCGCGACGACGCGCTCGCGATCCAGGCGCGGGATCCCCGAGCGGCCCGTGCGGCACGCAGCGGTCTGCTGGGGCTCCTCGGCGCTCGGGGAGCGGGGATCGGCGACGACGCGACCGTGGTGCTCTACGCACCCACCTGGCGGGACGGTGATCCGGACCCCGCGGTGCCCGATGCGGGGGAGGCCGAGCGGATCCGCACGGCGCTCGACCGGGCGAACGCCCACCTCGTGATCCGATCGCACCCGCTCGGCAGCGGGGCGTACGAGGCACTGGCCGGCGATCGCATCCATCTGCTCGGCAGCGATGCGGTGCGAGACGCGACCCCACTGCTCGGGGGCGTCGACATCGTCGTGACCGACTACTCGTCCCTCGCGCTCGATTTCTCACTGCTGGGGCGTCCCATCCTCTGGTTCGCCCCGGATCTCGAGCGCTACACGAACACGCGCGGCCTCTACGAACCGCTCGAGGTCACGAGTGCCGGCCGCGTGCTGCGGTCCTGGTCGGCGGTGGCCGACCGGATCGAAGAGATGGCCCTGGCGGGGCCTGCGGTTCGCTCGGCCGCGGCCGATGCGCGGGCGCTCGCACTGCGGTTCCATACCTACCCCGAGGGGGGCGCGGCCGACCGGGTGCTCGCCGAGATCCGCCGACTGCGACGTCCGCTCCGAGACCTGGTCGAGCCCGACTCGGTATTCTTCGAGAGCTTCTTCGGGCGTCAGGTCGGGTGCAATCCGTTGGCGATCGACCGCGAGATCTCGGCACGCATGCCGGTCCTCACACGCTACTGGAGCGTGACGAGCGAGACGCAGGCGGTGCCGCAGGGTGCGATCCCAGTACTCGTGGGGGCGAGGGAGTGGTTCGCCGCCAGGCGCTACGCCCGCCTCCTGGTGGTCAACGATTGGCTCCGGTTCCGGTTCCGGCGTCGTCGCGGCCAGACCGTGCTGCAGACCTGGCACGGCACGATGCTGAAGCACCTCGCGCTCGGTCGCCCGGATGTGGGTCTGCGCACGCGGATCGCGATTCGCCGCGAGAGCCGCAGGTGGAGCCTGCTGCTTTCGCAGAATGCCCACGCGACGGCGCAGTTCCGCACGAGCTACGCGTTCCGCGGCGAGATCCTCGAGGTCGGGTACCCGCGCGACGACCGGCTCGCCCGAGCGATGGTGGGCGAGGATCGCAACCCCATCCAGGTGCGCACCGCGCGCACGGCGCTCGGCATCGACCCCGGTGCCCGGGTGCTGGTCTACGCGCCCACGTGGCGCGATGGCGGGATCACCCTCGTGGACGAACTCGACGTGCGCCGACTCGCCGAAGAGCTCGGCGAGCGCTGGACCGTCGTTGCCCGTGGGCACACGAGGACGCACGCGTTCGGCAGCTACGGTGCCGGGGCGCGAGTGATCGACGCCTCCCGGCACCCCGACGTGAACGACGTGATCCTCGCGGCCGATCTGCTCGTCACCGACTACTCGTCGATCATGTTCGATGCGTCGATCGCTCGGGTGCCGATGGCATTCTTCGTGCCGGATCTCGCTGCGTACCGCGACCGGGAGCGCGGATTCACCCTCGACTTCGAACGGACGGCGCCCGGGCCGTTGCTGACGCGGCGCGAGGAGCTGGTGGCGTGCGCGCGCGAATTCGAGGAACGGGGGGCGGATGCCGCCTGGGTGCGGGCCGCTGCGGATCGCGCGGTCGCGTGGCGGGCGCGCTTCAACCCCCACGACGACGGCGGCGCCGCCGAACGGGCGGTCGACGCCCTCGTCGAGCGGGGCGCGCTGCCGTCGGCGGGCTAG
- a CDS encoding trypsin-like peptidase domain-containing protein: MTSTPEHDQQGASRDTEVRGAVERGTDGSGPAATADGVSSPAQHQPAAPQPPAQSQDPAQPSQQFAQTQPTAPLPGAPVHVGPGSSVAGDGQPHGAYGPQQGHHFATPAAPAAPVDPRTATAAEAPAHPRSRTGALLAGLAIGALLGGVVGGGVAAVVASNVAPQSVAQGGGGAITLNNTENATAISGVAALATPSVVTLEVASGSAGGSGSGVIYREDGYIITNAHVVTLDGAAASGAQIRVKLSDGRILDGELVGVAPYSDLAVVKVDAEGLPAIQVADSDQLDVGDLTVAIGAPLNLANTVTSGVVSALNRGISVGSPLIPQDPTPQEDDGLGEGQEGDGFPWDFRFGLPEDGQEQSQQAAGGTVTLPVIQTDASINPGNSGGALLNGSGELIGINVAIASAASANGAAGSDGLGFAIPSNLATRVADEIIAGEQPSHGLLGATVADSTQDTDEDANHAGGLLVELTRGGAADEAGLRSGDVITAVDGVPAVDGTSVSALIRMHAGGSTITIDYTRGGEPGQTEATLGTLEW; encoded by the coding sequence ATGACCAGTACCCCCGAGCACGACCAGCAGGGCGCGTCGCGCGACACCGAGGTTCGCGGTGCGGTGGAGCGCGGAACCGATGGTTCCGGCCCCGCCGCGACCGCGGACGGCGTGTCGAGCCCGGCTCAGCACCAGCCCGCCGCGCCTCAGCCGCCCGCCCAGTCGCAGGATCCGGCCCAGCCGTCGCAGCAGTTCGCGCAGACGCAGCCGACCGCGCCCCTGCCCGGAGCGCCGGTGCACGTGGGCCCCGGCTCGTCGGTCGCCGGAGACGGCCAGCCGCACGGCGCGTACGGCCCGCAGCAGGGGCACCACTTCGCGACGCCGGCCGCGCCGGCGGCCCCCGTCGACCCCCGCACGGCCACGGCGGCGGAGGCTCCCGCGCATCCCAGGAGTCGGACGGGAGCGCTGCTCGCCGGGCTCGCGATCGGGGCACTTCTCGGGGGTGTCGTGGGCGGGGGAGTCGCGGCGGTCGTCGCCTCGAACGTCGCGCCGCAGTCCGTCGCCCAGGGCGGCGGCGGGGCGATCACGCTGAACAACACGGAGAACGCGACGGCCATCTCCGGCGTGGCCGCTCTGGCGACGCCCAGCGTCGTGACGCTCGAGGTGGCGAGCGGCAGCGCCGGAGGGTCCGGGTCAGGCGTGATCTATCGCGAGGACGGATACATCATCACGAACGCGCACGTCGTCACGCTCGACGGCGCGGCCGCGAGCGGCGCGCAGATCCGTGTGAAGCTGAGCGATGGTCGCATTCTCGACGGCGAGCTCGTCGGAGTGGCGCCCTACTCCGATCTCGCAGTGGTGAAGGTCGACGCCGAGGGGCTGCCGGCGATCCAGGTGGCCGACTCCGATCAGCTCGACGTCGGCGATCTGACCGTCGCGATCGGCGCACCGCTCAATCTCGCGAACACGGTGACCAGCGGCGTGGTCAGCGCGCTGAACCGCGGGATCTCCGTCGGCAGCCCGCTGATCCCGCAGGATCCGACGCCGCAGGAGGACGACGGACTCGGTGAGGGGCAGGAGGGCGACGGCTTCCCCTGGGACTTCCGCTTCGGCCTCCCCGAAGACGGGCAGGAGCAGTCGCAGCAGGCGGCCGGCGGCACCGTCACGCTTCCGGTCATCCAGACCGACGCTTCGATCAACCCGGGCAACTCCGGGGGCGCGCTGCTCAACGGCAGCGGAGAACTGATCGGCATCAATGTCGCGATCGCATCGGCCGCGAGTGCCAACGGTGCTGCAGGCAGCGACGGACTCGGATTCGCGATTCCCTCCAACCTCGCCACCCGCGTGGCCGACGAGATCATCGCGGGGGAGCAGCCGTCGCACGGTCTGCTCGGCGCGACGGTCGCGGATTCCACGCAGGACACCGACGAGGACGCCAATCATGCCGGCGGACTGCTGGTCGAGCTGACCCGCGGCGGAGCGGCGGATGAGGCGGGCCTGCGGTCCGGCGATGTGATCACCGCGGTCGACGGTGTCCCCGCGGTCGACGGCACCTCCGTCTCGGCGCTGATCCGCATGCACGCCGGCGGCAGCACGATCACGATCGACTACACCCGGGGTGGCGAACCCGGGCAGACCGAGGCCACCCTCGGCACGCTCGAGTGGTGA